Proteins found in one Molothrus aeneus isolate 106 unplaced genomic scaffold, BPBGC_Maene_1.0 scaffold_35, whole genome shotgun sequence genomic segment:
- the LOC136570672 gene encoding flotillin-1-like, protein MFFTCGPNEAMVVSGFCRSPPVMVAGGRVLVIPCLQQIQRISLNTLTLPVRSEKVYTRHGVPISVTGIAQVKIQGQNKEMLAAACQMFLGKSESEIGQIALETLEGHQRAIMAHMTVEEIYKDRQKFSDQVFHVASSDLVNMGISVVSYTLKDVHDEQDYLRSLGKGRTAQVQRDARVGEAEAKRDAGIREARARQEQVSAQLLSEEATARAQRDFQVAQAECDGAVSARRATAELAFQLQVRPHWTGNTAGTGSKHTWDR, encoded by the exons ATGTTCTTCACCTGCGGCCCCAACGAGGCCATGGTGGTGTCGG GTTTCTGCCGCAGCCCCCCGGTGATGGTGGCCGGGGGCCGGGTGTTGGTGATCCCGTGCCTGCAGCAGATCCAGCG GATCTCCCTGAACACGCTGACGCTGCCCGTGCGCAGTGAGAAGGTTTACACCCGCCACGGGGTGCCCATCTCCGTCACCGGCATCGCACAG GTGAAGATCCAGGGGCAGAACAAGGagatgctggcagctgcctgccagATGTTCCTGGGCAAGTCGGAGAGCGAGATCGGCCAGATCGCCCTGGAGACGCTGGAGGGCCACCAGCGCGCCATCATGGCCCACATGACTGtggag GAGATCTACAAGGACCGGCAGAAGTTCTCGGATCAGGTTTTCCACGTGGCCTCCTCTGACCTGGTGAACATGGGCATCTCTGTGGTCAGCTACACCCTCAAGGACGTGCACGACGAGCAG GATTACCTGCGCTCCCTCGGGAAGGGCCGCACGGCGCAGGTGCAGCGCGACGCCCGCGTGGGAGAGGCCGAGGCCAAACGCGACGCCGGGATCCGC GAGGCGCGGGCGCGGCAGGAGCAGGTGTCGGCGCAGCTGCTGAGCGAGGAGGCCACGGCGCGAGCCCAGCGCGACTTCCAGGTGGCCCAGGCTGAGTGTGATGGAGCCGTCAGCGCCCGCAGGGCCACGGCTGAGCTGGccttccagctgcaggtgaggcCACACTGGACAgggaacacagctgggacagggagcaaacacacctgggacaggtaa
- the LOC136570647 gene encoding class I histocompatibility antigen, F10 alpha chain-like isoform X4, producing the protein MAPALALGLLLGLLGNPGGATKVLHSLHYLEVAVSESSPGIPQYMSIGYLDGIPFTRYDSERGRAEPLTQWMKDGVEPEYWDRQTQINVGNQQVAARNLETARERYNQSGGLHTNLRVSGCDLLSDGSVRGSERYSYDGRDFISFDLGSGRFVAADSAAEVTRRRWKQEGAMAEARTNYLKHECPEWLQKYVGYGQKEVERKVPPDVHVSGREEHGTLILSCHAYGFYPNTIAVSWMKGGETLDQETEWGGIVPNSDGTFHTWARIEALPEEQEQYQCRVEHPGMPEPGIFAWEPTSGGNLSVVVAVSVIAAILILIVVLIGFGVWKLQSGRRDRNGYNPAAGKDVRTNGLSTGITP; encoded by the exons ATGGCTCCAGcgctggctctggggctgctcttggggctcctggggaaCCCGGGGGGCGCGACCAAAG TTCTCCACTCCCTGCATTACCTGGAAGTGGCGGTGTCAGAGTCCAGCCCGGGGATCCCCCAGTACATGTCCATTGGGTACCTGGATGGGATCCCCTTCACGCGCTACGACagcgagcggggccgggcagagCCGCTGACACAGTGGATGAAGGATGGAGTCGAGCCGGAATATTGGGATAGGCAGACCCAGATCAATGTGGGGAACCAGCAGGTGGCTGCCAGGAACCTGGAGACAGCGCGGGAGCGATACAACCAGAGTGGGG GTCTCCATACAAACTTGCGAGTTTCTGGCTGCGATCTCCTGTCCGATGGGAGTGTTCGGGGATCTGAGCGGTACAGCTACGATGGACGGGATTTCATCTCCTTTGACCTGGGATCTGGGAGATTTGTGGCGGCCGACAGCGCTGCTGAGGTCACCAGGAGACGCTGGAAACAGGAAGGGGCCATGGCTGAGGCGCGGACGAATTACCTGAAGCACGAATGCCCAGAATGGCTCCAGAAATACGTCGGGTACGGGCAGAAGGAGGTGGAGCGCAAAG TGCCCCCTGATGTCCACGTGTCCGGAAGAGAGGAACACGGGACGCTGATCCTGTCCTGCCACGCGTACGGATTCTACCCCAACACAATCGCAGTCAGCTGGATGAAGGGGGGTGAAACCTTGGATCAGGAGACGGAGTGGGGCGGGATCGTTCCCAACAGCGACGGCACCTTCCACACCTGGGCCAGGATCGAGGCGCTGccggaggagcaggagcagtaCCAGTGCAGGGTGGAGCATCCCGGAATGCCAGAGCCCGGGATCTTCGCTTGGG AGCCGACATCTGGCGGGAATCTCTCCGTGGTGGTCGCTGTGTCTGTCATCGctgccatcctcatcctcatcgtTGTCCTCATCGGATTCGGCGTCTGGAAGCTCCAATCCG ggaggagggacaggaatGGATACAACCCGGCAGCCG gaaaagatgTGAGAACCAATGGCTTGAGCACAG GAATTACCCCCTGA
- the LOC136570647 gene encoding class I histocompatibility antigen, F10 alpha chain-like isoform X3 produces MAPALGLGVLWGLLGLLGNPGCATKVLHSLHYLEVAVSESSPGIPQYMSIGYLDGIPFTRYDSERGRAEPLTQWMKDGVEPEYWDRQTQINVGNQQVAARNLETARERYNQSGGLHTNLRVSGCDLLSDGSVRGSERYSYDGRDFISFDLGSGRFVAADSAAEVTRRRWKQEGAMAEARTNYLKHECPEWLQKYVGYGQKEVERKVPPDVHVSGREEHGTLILSCHAYGFYPNTIAVSWMKGGETLDQETEWGGIVPNSDGTFHTWARIEALPEEQEQYQCRVEHPGMPEPGIFAWEPTSGGNLSVVVAVSVIAAILILIVVLIGFGVWKLQSGRRDRNGYNPAAGKDVRTNGLSTGITP; encoded by the exons ATGGCGCCagcgctggggctgggggtgctctgggggctcctggggctcttGGGGAACCCAGGGTGTGCGACCAAAG TTCTCCACTCCCTGCATTACCTGGAAGTGGCGGTGTCAGAGTCCAGCCCGGGGATCCCCCAGTACATGTCCATTGGGTACCTGGATGGGATCCCCTTCACGCGCTACGACagcgagcggggccgggcagagCCGCTGACACAGTGGATGAAGGATGGAGTCGAGCCGGAATATTGGGATAGGCAGACCCAGATCAATGTGGGGAACCAGCAGGTGGCTGCCAGGAACCTGGAGACAGCGCGGGAGCGATACAACCAGAGTGGGG GTCTCCATACAAACTTGCGAGTTTCTGGCTGCGATCTCCTGTCCGATGGGAGTGTTCGGGGATCTGAGCGGTACAGCTACGATGGACGGGATTTCATCTCCTTTGACCTGGGATCTGGGAGATTTGTGGCGGCCGACAGCGCTGCTGAGGTCACCAGGAGACGCTGGAAACAGGAAGGGGCCATGGCTGAGGCGCGGACGAATTACCTGAAGCACGAATGCCCAGAATGGCTCCAGAAATACGTCGGGTACGGGCAGAAGGAGGTGGAGCGCAAAG TGCCCCCTGATGTCCACGTGTCCGGAAGAGAGGAACACGGGACGCTGATCCTGTCCTGCCACGCGTACGGATTCTACCCCAACACAATCGCAGTCAGCTGGATGAAGGGGGGTGAAACCTTGGATCAGGAGACGGAGTGGGGCGGGATCGTTCCCAACAGCGACGGCACCTTCCACACCTGGGCCAGGATCGAGGCGCTGccggaggagcaggagcagtaCCAGTGCAGGGTGGAGCATCCCGGAATGCCAGAGCCCGGGATCTTCGCTTGGG AGCCGACATCTGGCGGGAATCTCTCCGTGGTGGTCGCTGTGTCTGTCATCGctgccatcctcatcctcatcgtTGTCCTCATCGGATTCGGCGTCTGGAAGCTCCAATCCG ggaggagggacaggaatGGATACAACCCGGCAGCCG gaaaagatgTGAGAACCAATGGCTTGAGCACAG GAATTACCCCCTGA
- the LOC136570647 gene encoding class I histocompatibility antigen, F10 alpha chain-like isoform X1 → MAPALGLGVLWGLLGLLGNPGCATKVLHSLHYLEVAVSESSPGIPQYMSIGYLDGIPFTRYDSERGRAEPLTQWMKDGVEPEYWDRQTQINVGNQQVAARNLETARERYNQSGGLHTNLRVSGCDLLSDGSVRGSERYSYDGRDFISFDLGSGRFVAADSAAEVTRRRWKQEGAMAEARTNYLKHECPEWLQKYVGYGQKEVERKVPPDVHVSGREEHGTLILSCHAYGFYPNTIAVSWMKGGETLDQETEWGGIVPNSDGTFHTWARIEALPEEQEQYQCRVEHPGMPEPGIFAWEPTSGGNLSVVVAVSVIAAILILIVVLIGFGVWKLQSGNTRDGGREGTRIHPAPFWESCATDADPTLFPQGGGTGMDTTRQPVSSNGGSSSGSPLCGSQDGSWG, encoded by the exons ATGGCGCCagcgctggggctgggggtgctctgggggctcctggggctcttGGGGAACCCAGGGTGTGCGACCAAAG TTCTCCACTCCCTGCATTACCTGGAAGTGGCGGTGTCAGAGTCCAGCCCGGGGATCCCCCAGTACATGTCCATTGGGTACCTGGATGGGATCCCCTTCACGCGCTACGACagcgagcggggccgggcagagCCGCTGACACAGTGGATGAAGGATGGAGTCGAGCCGGAATATTGGGATAGGCAGACCCAGATCAATGTGGGGAACCAGCAGGTGGCTGCCAGGAACCTGGAGACAGCGCGGGAGCGATACAACCAGAGTGGGG GTCTCCATACAAACTTGCGAGTTTCTGGCTGCGATCTCCTGTCCGATGGGAGTGTTCGGGGATCTGAGCGGTACAGCTACGATGGACGGGATTTCATCTCCTTTGACCTGGGATCTGGGAGATTTGTGGCGGCCGACAGCGCTGCTGAGGTCACCAGGAGACGCTGGAAACAGGAAGGGGCCATGGCTGAGGCGCGGACGAATTACCTGAAGCACGAATGCCCAGAATGGCTCCAGAAATACGTCGGGTACGGGCAGAAGGAGGTGGAGCGCAAAG TGCCCCCTGATGTCCACGTGTCCGGAAGAGAGGAACACGGGACGCTGATCCTGTCCTGCCACGCGTACGGATTCTACCCCAACACAATCGCAGTCAGCTGGATGAAGGGGGGTGAAACCTTGGATCAGGAGACGGAGTGGGGCGGGATCGTTCCCAACAGCGACGGCACCTTCCACACCTGGGCCAGGATCGAGGCGCTGccggaggagcaggagcagtaCCAGTGCAGGGTGGAGCATCCCGGAATGCCAGAGCCCGGGATCTTCGCTTGGG AGCCGACATCTGGCGGGAATCTCTCCGTGGTGGTCGCTGTGTCTGTCATCGctgccatcctcatcctcatcgtTGTCCTCATCGGATTCGGCGTCTGGAAGCTCCAATCCGGTAACACACGGGATGGGGGTCGGGAAGGGACACGGATCCACCCAGCACCATTCTGGGAATCCTGTGCCACTGATGCTGATCCCACTTTGTTTCcacagggaggagggacaggaatGGATACAACCCGGCAGCCGGTGAGTTCCAATGGCGGATCCAGCTCTGGATCCCCTCTGTGCGGATCCCAGGATGGATCCTGGGGTTAA
- the LOC136570647 gene encoding class I histocompatibility antigen, F10 alpha chain-like isoform X2 — MAPALALGLLLGLLGNPGGATKVLHSLHYLEVAVSESSPGIPQYMSIGYLDGIPFTRYDSERGRAEPLTQWMKDGVEPEYWDRQTQINVGNQQVAARNLETARERYNQSGGLHTNLRVSGCDLLSDGSVRGSERYSYDGRDFISFDLGSGRFVAADSAAEVTRRRWKQEGAMAEARTNYLKHECPEWLQKYVGYGQKEVERKVPPDVHVSGREEHGTLILSCHAYGFYPNTIAVSWMKGGETLDQETEWGGIVPNSDGTFHTWARIEALPEEQEQYQCRVEHPGMPEPGIFAWEPTSGGNLSVVVAVSVIAAILILIVVLIGFGVWKLQSGNTRDGGREGTRIHPAPFWESCATDADPTLFPQGGGTGMDTTRQPVSSNGGSSSGSPLCGSQDGSWG, encoded by the exons ATGGCTCCAGcgctggctctggggctgctcttggggctcctggggaaCCCGGGGGGCGCGACCAAAG TTCTCCACTCCCTGCATTACCTGGAAGTGGCGGTGTCAGAGTCCAGCCCGGGGATCCCCCAGTACATGTCCATTGGGTACCTGGATGGGATCCCCTTCACGCGCTACGACagcgagcggggccgggcagagCCGCTGACACAGTGGATGAAGGATGGAGTCGAGCCGGAATATTGGGATAGGCAGACCCAGATCAATGTGGGGAACCAGCAGGTGGCTGCCAGGAACCTGGAGACAGCGCGGGAGCGATACAACCAGAGTGGGG GTCTCCATACAAACTTGCGAGTTTCTGGCTGCGATCTCCTGTCCGATGGGAGTGTTCGGGGATCTGAGCGGTACAGCTACGATGGACGGGATTTCATCTCCTTTGACCTGGGATCTGGGAGATTTGTGGCGGCCGACAGCGCTGCTGAGGTCACCAGGAGACGCTGGAAACAGGAAGGGGCCATGGCTGAGGCGCGGACGAATTACCTGAAGCACGAATGCCCAGAATGGCTCCAGAAATACGTCGGGTACGGGCAGAAGGAGGTGGAGCGCAAAG TGCCCCCTGATGTCCACGTGTCCGGAAGAGAGGAACACGGGACGCTGATCCTGTCCTGCCACGCGTACGGATTCTACCCCAACACAATCGCAGTCAGCTGGATGAAGGGGGGTGAAACCTTGGATCAGGAGACGGAGTGGGGCGGGATCGTTCCCAACAGCGACGGCACCTTCCACACCTGGGCCAGGATCGAGGCGCTGccggaggagcaggagcagtaCCAGTGCAGGGTGGAGCATCCCGGAATGCCAGAGCCCGGGATCTTCGCTTGGG AGCCGACATCTGGCGGGAATCTCTCCGTGGTGGTCGCTGTGTCTGTCATCGctgccatcctcatcctcatcgtTGTCCTCATCGGATTCGGCGTCTGGAAGCTCCAATCCGGTAACACACGGGATGGGGGTCGGGAAGGGACACGGATCCACCCAGCACCATTCTGGGAATCCTGTGCCACTGATGCTGATCCCACTTTGTTTCcacagggaggagggacaggaatGGATACAACCCGGCAGCCGGTGAGTTCCAATGGCGGATCCAGCTCTGGATCCCCTCTGTGCGGATCCCAGGATGGATCCTGGGGTTAA